One window from the genome of Streptomyces sp. WZ-12 encodes:
- a CDS encoding enhanced serine sensitivity protein SseB C-terminal domain-containing protein, whose translation MSAGAQQGAAAADQVEQMLRQVSPGRYDAYEAMLGALAHGQVWMLLWHGRTGQPDAQYGNMEVDGLGYAPCVTSAAELAASGWTRDHEVVTGPEIAASLFPDRWGLWLNPHAPGGGVGVPWLDLRRIAGGLDRLPAGPLRISEPVIDIPQFYALLAQHAHRTPPVRSLRRAWVQPALGAPYLAIGLDLYDTGQPSVDAARMLIQQSMGAVPDGLPVSTVAMNDEYDPVGMWMRACARPFFDRDGYAQPAPGPTYGYGYPRAY comes from the coding sequence GTGAGCGCGGGTGCGCAACAGGGAGCGGCGGCGGCCGACCAGGTCGAGCAGATGCTGCGACAGGTCTCGCCCGGGCGTTACGACGCCTACGAGGCGATGCTGGGCGCCCTCGCGCACGGGCAGGTCTGGATGCTCCTGTGGCACGGCCGGACCGGCCAACCCGACGCCCAGTACGGGAACATGGAGGTCGACGGGCTGGGCTACGCCCCCTGCGTCACCTCCGCCGCCGAGCTCGCCGCCTCCGGCTGGACCCGCGACCACGAGGTCGTCACCGGACCCGAGATCGCCGCCTCCCTCTTCCCCGACCGCTGGGGCCTGTGGCTCAACCCGCACGCCCCCGGCGGCGGCGTCGGCGTCCCCTGGCTCGACCTGCGCCGGATCGCCGGCGGCCTGGACCGGCTGCCCGCCGGTCCGCTGCGGATCAGCGAACCGGTCATCGACATCCCGCAGTTCTACGCCCTGCTCGCGCAGCACGCCCACCGCACGCCCCCGGTACGGTCGTTGCGCCGGGCCTGGGTGCAACCCGCCCTCGGCGCCCCGTATTTGGCGATCGGCCTGGACCTCTACGACACCGGGCAGCCGTCGGTGGACGCCGCCCGGATGCTGATCCAGCAGTCGATGGGTGCGGTGCCGGACGGCCTGCCGGTGTCCACCGTCGCCATGAACGACGAGTACGACCCGGTCGGCATGTGGATGCGGGCCTGCGCCCGCCCGTTCTTCGACCGCGACGGCTACGCCCAGCCGGCTCCCGGACCCACCTACGGCTACGGCTACCCCCGCGCCTACTGA
- a CDS encoding enhanced serine sensitivity protein SseB C-terminal domain-containing protein, with product MNYPDNAPQHGGPVPGNVPDEGIPHAAWPANELEEVLTASVGHPEAGGRIVEVLGRSRVWVPLPEGGGPDGAGLGAPGLDVPTVEIGGAAYVPVFSSEQEFRRVVGTHLSYTVAPAREFARGLPPLVGLAVNPDGTVGVPLPPPAVAELCRTGRTDLDGPQTAGARVRLFEPDWQDEPVDFLAAAGLAFSAAGIVLAARRALAGVEGDTPALFVGVQLDVAPERLHDGTARDEALTALGRALGQVPVPWPVQLVLLDVAQGDPVADWMLERVRPFYTRDHS from the coding sequence ATGAACTATCCGGACAATGCACCGCAGCACGGCGGTCCGGTGCCGGGGAACGTCCCGGACGAGGGGATACCGCACGCGGCCTGGCCGGCCAACGAGTTGGAGGAGGTGCTGACCGCCTCGGTCGGGCACCCCGAGGCCGGCGGCCGGATCGTGGAGGTGCTGGGCCGCAGCCGGGTATGGGTGCCGCTGCCCGAGGGCGGCGGCCCGGACGGCGCGGGCCTGGGAGCGCCCGGCCTCGACGTGCCGACCGTCGAGATCGGCGGCGCCGCCTACGTCCCGGTCTTCAGCTCCGAGCAGGAGTTCCGGCGGGTCGTCGGCACGCACCTGTCCTACACCGTCGCGCCCGCCCGGGAGTTCGCCCGCGGCCTGCCGCCGCTGGTGGGCCTCGCGGTCAACCCGGACGGCACCGTCGGCGTCCCGCTGCCGCCGCCCGCGGTCGCCGAACTGTGCCGTACCGGACGGACCGACCTGGACGGCCCGCAGACCGCGGGCGCCCGGGTGCGGCTCTTCGAACCGGACTGGCAGGACGAGCCGGTGGACTTCCTGGCCGCCGCCGGCCTCGCGTTCTCCGCCGCCGGCATCGTGCTGGCCGCCCGCCGCGCGCTGGCCGGCGTCGAGGGCGACACGCCGGCGCTCTTCGTCGGCGTGCAACTCGACGTCGCCCCCGAGCGGCTGCACGACGGCACCGCCCGCGACGAGGCGTTGACCGCCCTCGGGCGGGCCCTGGGCCAGGTGCCGGTGCCCTGGCCGGTCCAACTCGTCCTGCTCGACGTCGCCCAGGGCGACCCGGTCGCCGACTGGATGCTGGAGCGCGTGCGGCCCTTCTACACACGGGACCACTCGTAA
- a CDS encoding AAA family ATPase encodes MHGEATDAGTARAAPPETPVPEPALGGPREPRPRHRADRPPCTDLRGPGRPPHPVLRFPPGDLVVVSGLPGSGKSTLMRRVVPARDERGTPVHRVDSQDARDRWEHGRLHRLPYALYRPLVRVAHYRALHRALRSGGSVVVHDCGTWAWVRRWLARAARRGGRGLHLVLLDVPPAVARGGQRARGRGVSRYAFARHRRAVRRLVARAGAARLPKGVRSVVLLDRRCARELARVTFG; translated from the coding sequence GTGCACGGCGAGGCGACGGACGCGGGGACGGCGCGTGCCGCGCCCCCGGAAACCCCGGTTCCGGAGCCGGCCTTGGGCGGCCCCCGGGAGCCGCGCCCCCGCCACCGGGCCGACCGGCCGCCCTGCACCGACCTGCGGGGCCCGGGCCGCCCCCCGCACCCCGTGCTCCGCTTCCCGCCCGGCGATCTCGTCGTGGTCTCCGGCCTGCCCGGCAGCGGCAAGAGCACCCTGATGCGACGGGTGGTGCCCGCGCGCGACGAGCGGGGCACCCCGGTGCACCGCGTCGACTCCCAGGACGCCCGCGACCGCTGGGAGCACGGCCGGCTGCACCGCCTCCCCTACGCCCTCTACCGACCGCTGGTCCGGGTCGCGCACTACCGCGCGCTGCACCGGGCGCTGCGCTCCGGCGGCAGCGTGGTGGTGCACGACTGCGGGACGTGGGCGTGGGTGCGCCGCTGGCTGGCCCGCGCGGCCCGGCGCGGCGGCCGGGGGCTGCACCTGGTCCTCCTCGACGTGCCGCCCGCGGTGGCCCGCGGCGGCCAACGGGCCCGCGGCCGCGGGGTGTCGCGGTACGCCTTCGCCCGCCACCGCCGGGCGGTGCGCCGCCTGGTGGCCCGGGCCGGGGCGGCCCGGCTCCCGAAGGGCGTGCGCTCCGTGGTGCTGCTGGACCGGCGCTGCGCGCGGGAGTTGGCGCGCGTCACCTTCGGTTGA